The Erigeron canadensis isolate Cc75 chromosome 4, C_canadensis_v1, whole genome shotgun sequence genome window below encodes:
- the LOC122596073 gene encoding probable tRNA N6-adenosine threonylcarbamoyltransferase, mitochondrial, producing MVWMTPTLSATISRLNLLTNTLSHNYQHTIKIFKTLSNSKPRPQKLPFKTSFSSTNFNSKNSVSKMGLKDSLVVLGIETSCDDTAAAVVRSDGEILSQVVSSQADLLAKYGGVAPKMAEEAHSQVIDQVVQEALDKANLKETDLSAVAVTIGPGLSLCLRVGVQKARKIAATYQLPYVGVHHMEAHTLIARLCDKDLEFPFMALLISGGHNLIVLARDLGHYLQLGTTIDDAIGEAYDKSAKWLGLDLRRSGGPAIEELARRGDANSIKFSVPMKQHKDCNFSYAGLKTQVKLAIESKKIDAGIPYSSASIEDQGLRADIAACFQRAAVLHLEEKCERAIQWALEIEPSVKHLVVSGGVASNQYVRARLHEVVARSSLQLVCPPPSLCTDNGVMIAWTGIENFRLGRYDPPPPAVEPEDCQLDLRPRWPLGEEYSRGKSIARSMKTARIHPSLTSLTQASQHQCL from the exons atggTGTGGATGACGCCGACTCTTTCGGCTACAATCTCCCGCCTAAATCTATTGACAAACACTCTATCACATAATTATCAACACACCATCAAAATCTTTAAAAcattatcaaattcaaaaccaAGACCTCAAAAATTACCTTTTAAAACTTCATTTTCATCCACTAATTTCAACTCTAAAAATTCAGTATCAAAAATGGGTCTTAAAGATAGTTTGGTTGTTTTGGGAATTGAGACTAGTTGTGATGATACTGCTGCTGCTGTT GTTAGAAGTGATGGTGAAATCCTTAGCCAAGTTGTATCTTCTCAG GCAGATCTTCTTGCCAAGTATGGCGGAGTAGCTCCAAAGATGGCAGAAGAAGCTCATTCACAAGTGATTGATCAG GTAGTACAGGAAGCACTTGATAAGGCTAACTTGAAGGAGACAGATCTTTCTGCTGTTGCAGTTACTATTGGTCCTGGGCTAAGCCTGTGTCTACGAG TTGGTGTGCAGAAAGCCCGCAAAATTGCTGCTACTTACCAGTTGCCATATGTTGGTGTGCATCACATGGAAGCTCATACTTTAATAGCCAG gCTGTGCGACAAAGATTTGGAGTTTCCTTTCATGGCACTTCTTATCTCAG GAGGACATAATCTCATAGTTCTTGCACGTGATCTTGGTCATTACTTACAACTTGGAACTACTATTGACGATGCTATTGGTGAGGCATATGACAAGTCTGCAAAGTGGCTTGGCCTTGATTTGAGGAGAAGTGGCGGGCCCGCCATAGAGGAGCTTGCTCGACGCGGTGATGCTAATTCTATAAAATTCTCT GTTCCAATGAAACAACATAAAGATTGCAATTTCTCGTATGCTGGTCTAAAGACTCAAGTAAAGCTTGCAATTGAATCCAAAAAGAT TGATGCTGGCATCCCCTACTCTTCTGCTAGTATTGAAGATCAAGGCCTACGAGCTGATATTGCCGCCTGTTTTCAG AGAGCTGCTGTATTGCATCTAGAGGAAAAGTGTGAACGAGCTATTCAATGGGCATTAGAGATTGAGCCTTCAGTTAAACACTTG GTTGTCTCAGGAGGTGTTGCATCGAATCAATATGTGAGGGCTCGGCTCCATGAGGTTGTTGCAAGGAGCTCCCTTCAACTTGTCTGCCCTCCACCAAGTCTCTGCACAGACAATG GGGTAATGATTGCCTGGACAGGCATTGAGAACTTCCGCTTGGGAAGATACGATCCTCCACCACCTGCCGTTGAACCCGAGGACTGTCAG CTTGATTTGAGGCCAAGGTGGCCGTTGGGGGAGGAATACAGTAGAGGAAAAAGCATAGCTCGGTCAATGAAAACGGCTCGTATCCATCCATCTCTTACTTCTCTTACCCAAGCTTCTCAACACCAATGTTTATAA
- the LOC122598459 gene encoding protein NRT1/ PTR FAMILY 7.3-like, translating to MESRKESSQPSTADHNSMLCNNDFQNAKERLLDECTRDGSLDWYGKPARKRKTGGWKSGMLLLVNEGLATLAFTGVEVNMVLFSKSVLRQSNAESASMFSNWMGSVYLFSLLGAFFSDSYFGRYLTCIIFQVILTIGLIALSLTTQSFMLQPEGCGRIGELCEPHSPYQVAIFYVSIYLIALGNGGAEPALATFGADQFDEEDPEEKQAKTAFLSYFYVALNLGSLISETVLVYIETMGLYVVAFWISTACGFIALMAIVSGTFRYRHFKPSGNPISRFSQVIVASVRKLKLQMPSNGDGLYEDYSKDDSGSRRIYHTKDFKFLDRASIMTPDDGENPHPWRLCTVTQVEEVKCVLRLLPIWLCTILSSVVFIQMISLFVEQGAAMNRKMSNFQIPPASMTIFDIISTSAFIICYDKLILPLYFKITKRKPKLPSELQRMGIGLAIATVAIITAGVVEHHRLRYASAGPKETSSLSIFWQTPQYVLVGVAEAFTYVAQWEFFAAQVPDKLKSIGLGLSMCSSAMGSYTSSIILSVVMKITSKNGKPGWVPANLNDGHLDRFFFLCATLTALNLVLFVSCAKKYKNIVVERRDEAREMD from the exons ATGGAGTCAAGAAAAGAATCCAGTCAACCTTCAACAGCAGATCACAATTCAATGTTATGCAACAATGATTTCCAG AACGCCAAGGAAAGACTTTTAGATGAATGCACTAGAGACGGATCGTTGGATTGGTATGGAAAACCAGCAAGAAAACGAAAAACTGGAGGATGGAAATCTGGCATGCTGTTGCTTG TGAATGAAGGATTAGCAACACTTGCATTCACAGGAGTGGAAGTGAATATGGTCTTGTTTTCAAAATCTGTGTTGAGACAATCAAATGCAGAATCAGCCAGCATGTTTAGCAATTGGATGGGCAGTGTTTATTTGTTCTCTCTTTTGGGTGCCTTTTTTAGTGACTCATATTTTGGAAGATATCTCACTTGTATCATATTTCAAGTTATTTTGACCATT GGTTTAATTGCATTGTCATTAACAACTCAATCTTTTATGTTACAACCCGAAGGTTGTGGTAGAATAGGAGAATTATGTGAGCCTCATTCACCATACCAAGTAGCAATCTTCTATGTATCGATTTACTTAATTGCCCTTGGAAACGGTGGTGCAGAGCCTGCGCTTGCTACATTTGGTGCTGATcaatttgatgaagaagatccTGAAGAAAAACAAGCGAAAACAGCATTCTTGAGTTACTTCTATGTTGCCTTAAATCTCGGTTCTTTGATCTCAGAAACAGTATTAGTTTACATTGAAACCATGGGACTGTATGTGGTGGCTTTCTGGATATCTACTGCATGTGGCTTCATTGCTTTGATGGCTATAGTGAGCGGAACTTTCAGATACAGACATTTCAAGCCTTCAGGTAACCCTATCTCAAGATTCTCTCAAGTCATCGTTGCTTCCGTGAGGAAACTTAAGCTTCAAATGCCTTCCAATGGAGATGGGCTCTATGAAGACTATTCCAAAGATGACAGTGGGTCAAGGAGGATATATCACACTAAAGACTTCAA GTTTCTTGACCGTGCTTCTATCATGACCCCTGATGATGGTGAAAACCCGCATCCATGGAGGCTATGTACTGTCACTCAAGTTGAAGAAGTCAAATGTGTACTAAGACTGCTACCAATATGGTTATGTACCATTTTATCATCAGTCGTATTCATACAGATGATTTCACTTTTCGTGGAACAAGGTGCTGCTATGAATAGAAAAATGTCAAACTTCCAAATCCCACCAGCAAGCATGACCATCTTTGACATAATAAGCACATCTGCATTCATTATTTGCTATGACAAGCTCATCCTCCCTCTATatttcaaaataacaaaaagaaaaccgAAATTGCCTAGTGAGCTACAGAGAATGGGGATTGGTCTCGCTATAGCTACAGTGGCGATCATTACAGCAGGTGTAGTGGAACATCACAGGCTAAGATATGCAAGTGCAGGACCGAAAGAAACCAGCTCATTGAGTATATTTTGGCAAACTCCACAATATGTGTTGGTGGGAGTAGCCGAAGCATTTACTTACGTGGCCCAGTGGGAATTTTTTGCAGCACAAGTTCCTGATAAGTTGAAAAGTATTGGGCTGGGGTTGTCTATGTGTTCTTCAGCAATGGGGAGTTATACTAGCAGCATTATCTTGTCCGTGGTAATGAAGATTACTTCAAAAAATGGGAAACCCGGGTGGGTCCCAGCGAACTTAAATGACGGACATTTGGAtcgttttttctttctttgtgcAACGTTGACTGCACTAAATCTTGTATTGTTTGTTTCGTGTGCTAAGAAGTATAAGAATATAGTTGTGGAGAGAAGAGATGAAGCACGTGAAATGGATTAA
- the LOC122595082 gene encoding 3-phosphoshikimate 1-carboxyvinyltransferase 2-like isoform X1, whose translation MIKYPLMVSCYVKNNPFKVSAFSANTTKEKPSKAPEEIVLKPIQEISGTVHLPGSKSLSNRILLLAALSEGTTVVDNLLNSDDVHYMLGALRALGLNIEENAAIKRAIVEGCGGLFPVGKEAKDEIQLFLGNAGTAMRTLTAAVTAAGGNLSYVLDGVPRMRERPIGDLVTGLKQLGVNVYCSLGTNCPPVHVVGSGGLPGGKVKLSGSISSVYLTSLLMAAPLALGDVEIEIIDKLISVPYVRMTLKLMQRFGVSVEHSDTLDRFHVRGGQKYKSPGNAYVESDASSASYFLAGAAITGGTVTVEGCGTSSLQGDVKFAEVLGQMGAEVTWTENSVTVKGPPRNSSGRGHLRPVDVNMNKMPDVAMTLAVVALYADGPTAIRDVASWRVKETERMIAICTELRKLGATVEEGPDYCVITPPEKLNVTAIDTYDDHRMAMTFSLAACADVPVTIKDPGCTRKSFPDYFEVLERYTKH comes from the exons atgataaaatatcCACTAATGGTTTCTTGTTATGTGAAAAACAACCCATTCAAAGTATCAGCTTTCTCTGCCAATACCACCAAAGAGAAGCCATCTAAAGCTCCAGAAGAAATTGTGTTGAAACCCATTCAAGAAATTTCGGGTACGGTCCATTTACCCGGATCCAAGTCTTTATCTAATCGGATCCTCCTCCTTGCTGCCCTGTCTGAG GGGACTACTGTTGTAGACAACTTATTAAACAGTGATGATGTTCATTACATGCTTGGAGCATTAAGAGCTCTAGGGTTAAATATTGAAGAAAATGCTGCTATTAAAAGAGCAATCGTAGAAGGTTGTGGTGGCCTATTTCCCGTGGGTAAAGAAGCCAAGGATGAAATCCAGCTTTTTCTTGGAAATGCAGGAACAGCTATGCGTACATTGACTGCTGCCGTTACTGCTGCTGGTGGAAATTTAAG CTACGTACTAGATGGTGTTCCTCGAATGAGAGAGAGGCCAATTGGTGATCTGGTCACCGGTCTAAAACAACTTGGTGTAAATGTTTATTGTTCTCTAGGTACAAACTGCCCACCAGTTCATGTAGTTGGAAGTGGAGGCCTTCCTGGTGGAAAG GTGAAATTGTCAGGATCTATAAGTAGTGTATACTTGACTTCTTTGCTCATGGCAGCTCCCCTTGCACTGGGAGACGTAGAGATAGAAATTATAGATAAATTGATCTCTGTGCCATATGTACGGATGACACTGAAGTTGATGCAACGGTTTGGGGTTTCAGTAGAACACAGTGATACTTTGGACAGATTCCATGTCCGAGGCGGTCAAAAGTACAA GTCGCCTGGAAATGCTTATGTGGAAAGTGATGCTTCAAGTGCGAGTTACTTCTTAGCTGGTGCTGCCATCACTGGCGGAACTGTCACCGTGGAAGGTTGCGGGACAAGCAGTTTACAG GGTGATGTAAAATTTGCTGAGGTCCTTGGACAAATGGGTGCTGAAGTAACCTGGACAGAGAACTCTGTCACAGTGAAGGGTCCGCCAAGGAATTCTTCTGGAAGGGGACACTTGCGTCCAGTAGATGTGAACATGAACAAAATGCCAGATGTTGCGATGACTCTTGCTGTGGTTGCCCTTTATGCTGATGGTCCCACTGCCATTAGAGATG TGGCTAGCTGGAGAGTAAAAGAAACGGAAAGGATGATTGCCATCTGCACAGAACTAAGAAAG TTGGGAGCAACAGTCGAAGAAGGTCCAGATTATTGTGTGATCACTCCACCAGAGAAATTGAATGTGACAGCAATTGACACATACGATGATCACAGAAT